In one Dermatophilaceae bacterium Sec6.4 genomic region, the following are encoded:
- a CDS encoding alpha-hydroxy-acid oxidizing protein gives MSISLRDVGRTVQGQIYQAGVFGDKPLVPATARELEKRGLNAMSGTARSYVETGAGSGTTMINNRRAFDRWQIVPRALRDVSQRDQSIELFGVRHPSPFLTAPVGVLEMCHPDADLALARAAEERGVAMIISSQASRPMEAIAAELGEHERWFQLYWSAEDDLARSFVRRAEAIGAGAIVVTIDTMLLGWRTLDLDRGYSPFARGLGIANYTSDPVFQQIVRARLADGQIAAVERRPTPSAMRSLATMSRAHPGGFRDNLRSKVPMASIRTFQELFGRPSLTWDELAWLRELTDLPILIKGIQSADDAELALKYGVDGLIVSNHGGRQLDGAIGSLDALPGVVERVNGQVPILFDSGIRCAADAIKAIALGATAVCLARPYIYGLAIAGQQGVAEVLRNFQAELDLHMAVAGVTSIDQITRDILIAATP, from the coding sequence ATGAGCATCTCGTTGCGGGACGTCGGTCGCACCGTGCAGGGCCAGATCTATCAGGCAGGTGTTTTCGGCGACAAGCCTCTGGTGCCCGCAACTGCCCGTGAGCTGGAGAAGAGGGGGCTCAACGCGATGAGCGGCACGGCCCGTTCCTACGTCGAGACCGGCGCCGGCTCGGGCACGACGATGATCAACAACCGACGGGCGTTCGACCGGTGGCAGATCGTCCCGCGAGCACTACGCGACGTGTCGCAACGTGACCAGTCGATCGAGCTGTTCGGGGTGCGTCACCCCAGCCCGTTCCTGACCGCCCCGGTCGGAGTGCTCGAGATGTGCCACCCGGACGCGGACCTCGCGCTTGCCCGGGCCGCAGAAGAGCGTGGCGTTGCGATGATCATCTCCTCGCAGGCATCGCGCCCGATGGAGGCGATCGCCGCCGAGCTGGGCGAGCACGAGCGGTGGTTCCAGCTGTACTGGAGCGCTGAGGATGATCTGGCGCGCAGCTTCGTGCGCCGCGCGGAGGCAATCGGCGCCGGCGCCATCGTCGTCACGATCGACACGATGCTGCTCGGCTGGCGCACCCTGGATCTGGACCGTGGCTACTCACCGTTCGCGCGCGGGCTCGGCATCGCCAACTACACGTCTGACCCGGTCTTCCAACAGATCGTCCGCGCGCGACTGGCCGACGGGCAGATTGCCGCGGTCGAACGCCGGCCGACGCCGTCCGCGATGCGGTCACTCGCGACGATGTCCCGCGCCCACCCCGGTGGGTTCAGGGACAACCTGCGCTCGAAAGTACCGATGGCCTCGATCCGCACCTTCCAGGAGCTCTTCGGCCGCCCCTCACTTACCTGGGACGAGCTGGCCTGGCTGCGGGAGTTGACCGATCTACCGATCCTCATCAAGGGCATCCAATCGGCCGACGACGCCGAGCTCGCGCTGAAATACGGCGTGGACGGACTGATCGTGTCCAACCACGGTGGCCGCCAGTTGGACGGTGCGATCGGGTCGCTGGATGCGTTGCCCGGTGTGGTTGAGCGAGTGAACGGTCAGGTGCCGATCCTCTTCGACAGCGGGATCCGTTGCGCCGCCGATGCCATCAAGGCAATCGCATTGGGAGCCACCGCCGTCTGTCTCGCCCGGCCTTACATCTACGGCCTGGCAATTGCCGGGCAGCAGGGCGTAGCCGAAGTGCTGCGTAATTTCCAGGCCGAGCTGGACCTGCACATGGCGGTCGCCGGAGTGACTTCGATCGACCAGATCACCCGCGACATCCTGATCGCTGCCACCCCCTAG
- a CDS encoding type II CAAX endopeptidase family protein, which translates to MSVWDGLKTRTQGWLNSASKHSWLVPIERDHWQTKEEFRRRQWVTAVTIVVGTPLLRKALNQQPGSRAFYSHTVALASVWAGGAFASGPLHAGWSSTRVPDKKARPVIRPMTIGAGAVVGFAAIAAVVAPYPVFRRPMLKVLNHARFGSLPVVIPLTILTGVGEELFFRGALYAGTKNPHQIIVTTTAYAVITAATGNPMLVLAAAALGVLVGIERRTTGGVQGPIVIHMTWSTGMLLVLPPIIEARR; encoded by the coding sequence ATGAGTGTTTGGGACGGTCTCAAGACGCGCACCCAAGGGTGGCTCAACAGTGCGAGCAAGCACTCGTGGCTGGTTCCCATCGAACGCGATCACTGGCAGACGAAAGAGGAGTTCCGTCGTCGCCAGTGGGTGACCGCAGTCACTATCGTGGTCGGCACCCCGCTGCTGCGCAAGGCGCTGAACCAACAGCCGGGCAGCCGCGCGTTCTACTCCCACACCGTTGCCCTGGCATCGGTATGGGCGGGGGGAGCCTTCGCCTCGGGTCCGCTGCACGCCGGTTGGAGCAGCACCCGGGTGCCCGACAAGAAGGCTCGACCTGTCATCCGTCCGATGACGATCGGTGCCGGTGCGGTGGTCGGCTTCGCAGCGATCGCCGCCGTGGTGGCGCCCTACCCAGTCTTTCGGCGACCCATGCTCAAGGTACTCAATCACGCCCGTTTCGGGTCGTTGCCCGTCGTCATCCCGCTGACCATCCTCACCGGCGTCGGCGAGGAGCTTTTCTTCCGCGGCGCGTTGTACGCGGGCACCAAGAATCCGCATCAGATCATCGTCACGACCACCGCCTATGCGGTCATCACGGCTGCGACCGGTAACCCGATGCTGGTATTGGCGGCTGCCGCGCTCGGTGTCCTCGTCGGTATCGAGCGTCGCACGACGGGCGGCGTGCAGGGTCCGATCGTGATCCATATGACCTGGTCGACCGGCATGCTGCTCGTGCTGCCGCCGATCATCGAGGCGCGTCGCTGA
- a CDS encoding aldo/keto reductase, with the protein MTTSTRTLGTTSPLIVSALGLGCMGMSEFYGTGDEQGGIDTIHRALDLGITFLDTADMYGPFINEQLVGKAIAGRRDEVQLATKFGNVRGADGSRLGIDGSPDYVRKACDASLQRLGVEHIDLYYQHRVDPLVPIEETVGAMAELVVAGKVGHLGLSEASAATIRRAHAVHPITALQTEYSLFTRDLEQDIRPTILELGIGLVPYSPLGRGILTGAITSQASLQEGDSRRTAYFPRFQGPALDANLLIVQKLGEIAVGKNCTVGQLALAWVLAQGTDVVPIPGTKRVRYVQENAGARDVVLTPEDLAALADAVPAGAVVGERYGDMSSIDK; encoded by the coding sequence ATGACTACCTCAACACGCACTCTCGGCACCACCTCACCCTTGATCGTCTCTGCTCTCGGGCTGGGCTGTATGGGAATGTCGGAGTTCTACGGCACGGGCGATGAACAGGGTGGCATCGACACCATCCATCGCGCACTCGACCTGGGCATCACCTTCCTGGATACCGCCGACATGTACGGCCCGTTCATCAACGAGCAGCTGGTGGGAAAAGCGATCGCCGGTCGCCGCGATGAGGTCCAGCTCGCGACGAAGTTCGGGAATGTGCGTGGCGCGGACGGCTCGCGGCTCGGCATCGACGGCAGTCCCGACTATGTCCGCAAGGCCTGCGACGCGAGCCTGCAGCGACTCGGTGTCGAGCACATCGACCTCTACTATCAGCACCGCGTCGATCCGTTGGTCCCCATCGAAGAGACCGTCGGCGCGATGGCGGAACTGGTCGTAGCCGGCAAGGTCGGCCATCTCGGACTGTCCGAAGCATCTGCGGCGACGATCCGCCGCGCTCACGCTGTGCACCCGATCACTGCGCTGCAAACGGAATATTCACTCTTCACCCGCGACTTGGAGCAGGACATCCGGCCGACGATTCTCGAACTGGGAATCGGGCTGGTGCCCTACTCGCCGCTGGGCCGCGGCATCCTGACCGGGGCGATCACGTCACAGGCGTCGCTGCAGGAGGGCGACTCGCGGCGCACCGCATACTTCCCGCGCTTTCAGGGACCAGCCCTGGACGCCAACCTTCTCATCGTGCAGAAGTTGGGCGAGATCGCAGTCGGGAAGAACTGCACCGTGGGCCAACTCGCGCTTGCCTGGGTCCTCGCGCAAGGCACGGACGTCGTACCGATTCCCGGCACGAAACGAGTGCGCTATGTCCAGGAGAACGCAGGCGCGCGAGACGTGGTGCTCACACCCGAGGACCTCGCTGCGCTCGCGGACGCCGTGCCAGCGGGCGCAGTCGTCGGAGAGCGGTACGGCGACATGTCCTCGATCGATAAGTGA
- a CDS encoding pirin family protein: MTLPRIGSARFGQAERPVLAVSTAPAGFEGEGFPVRRTMAGIDYQHLDPFIMMDHMGEVDYQAGEPKGTSWHPHRGFETVTYLVEGQFIHQDSHGGGGVITEGATQWMTAGSGLLHIETPPESLVRSGGLFHGFQLWVNLPASDKFTTPAYQGLEADQIVLLSSDDGASLVRVIAGDIDGHRGPGSTRTPITVLHASISPDGALSLPWQADYNALVYVMAGSGTVGAERRPIREGQLAVLGKGERISLTADAHQDSRTTAMEVIVLGGAPIGEPMFQYGPFVMNTRQELMTAMEDYQKGRLGVVPPDAIMPHTG; encoded by the coding sequence ATGACCCTGCCCCGAATCGGCTCTGCCCGATTCGGACAGGCTGAACGGCCCGTACTCGCAGTGTCCACAGCCCCGGCCGGTTTCGAAGGTGAAGGATTCCCGGTACGCCGCACAATGGCCGGCATCGACTACCAGCACCTGGATCCGTTCATCATGATGGATCACATGGGTGAGGTCGACTACCAGGCCGGTGAGCCCAAGGGCACCTCATGGCATCCGCACCGTGGGTTCGAAACCGTGACCTATCTGGTCGAGGGCCAGTTCATCCATCAGGACAGCCACGGCGGTGGCGGTGTCATCACCGAGGGCGCCACCCAGTGGATGACTGCCGGCTCAGGACTGCTGCACATCGAAACGCCGCCAGAATCGCTGGTGCGTTCCGGTGGACTGTTCCACGGCTTCCAGCTATGGGTGAACCTGCCCGCATCGGACAAATTCACGACACCGGCATACCAGGGACTGGAGGCCGACCAGATCGTGCTGCTGTCCAGCGACGATGGTGCATCTCTCGTCCGCGTGATTGCCGGTGACATCGACGGGCACCGCGGGCCCGGGTCCACGCGTACCCCGATCACCGTGCTGCATGCATCGATCAGCCCGGACGGAGCGCTGTCCCTGCCGTGGCAGGCCGACTACAACGCGTTGGTCTACGTGATGGCCGGATCGGGCACCGTGGGTGCTGAGCGTCGCCCGATCCGAGAAGGCCAACTGGCCGTCCTCGGAAAGGGTGAGCGGATCAGCCTGACCGCCGATGCGCACCAGGACTCACGCACCACCGCGATGGAGGTCATCGTGCTCGGTGGGGCACCGATCGGTGAGCCGATGTTCCAGTACGGCCCGTTCGTGATGAACACCCGCCAGGAGTTGATGACGGCGATGGAGGATTACCAGAAAGGTCGCCTCGGGGTGGTCCCACCGGACGCGATCATGCCGCACACCGGGTAG
- a CDS encoding pyridoxal-phosphate dependent enzyme, with the protein MAQHPLPPDATDVAGAAERLAGVAHRTPVLTSSRVDADMGMHLFLKGEHLQRVGAFKFRGAYNAISQHAGPAGVVAFSSGNHAQAVAKAAALLGIPATIVMPTDAPATKLAATRGYGADVVLYDRRTEDRAAIAAGIADRSGAMLLPPFDHRDVIAGQGTAARELIAQAGPLDAVIVPLGGGGLLAGTCLAVRAACPEALIFGAEPAAGDDGKQSLEAGHIVSIDVPETLADGAQTTALGTLTFPIIQREVTDIVLVTDAELIEAMRSLAATYKAVVEPTGALAYAAARILCDRLAGMRVGVIISGGNIDLDRYAALLAT; encoded by the coding sequence GTGGCTCAGCACCCCCTGCCCCCCGATGCCACTGACGTTGCTGGCGCTGCCGAACGGTTGGCGGGCGTCGCCCACCGGACTCCGGTGTTGACCTCGTCACGCGTCGACGCTGACATGGGGATGCATCTCTTCCTGAAGGGTGAGCATCTGCAACGGGTGGGCGCGTTCAAGTTCCGCGGTGCCTACAACGCGATCAGCCAACACGCAGGTCCGGCAGGCGTGGTGGCATTTTCTTCCGGAAACCATGCGCAGGCAGTGGCCAAGGCTGCGGCACTGCTCGGCATACCCGCGACGATCGTGATGCCCACCGACGCTCCGGCGACCAAGCTCGCGGCAACCCGCGGGTACGGAGCCGACGTCGTGCTCTATGACCGCCGCACCGAGGACCGTGCTGCCATCGCTGCCGGCATTGCCGATCGGTCCGGGGCAATGCTGCTGCCGCCGTTCGATCATCGCGATGTCATCGCCGGTCAGGGCACAGCGGCCCGAGAACTCATCGCGCAGGCGGGGCCACTTGATGCGGTGATCGTGCCCCTCGGCGGTGGGGGTCTACTGGCGGGCACCTGTCTCGCGGTGCGGGCGGCGTGCCCGGAGGCGCTGATCTTCGGGGCCGAGCCGGCGGCGGGCGACGACGGCAAACAGTCTTTGGAAGCCGGCCACATCGTGTCCATCGACGTGCCGGAGACTCTCGCGGACGGTGCGCAGACCACTGCGCTGGGCACCCTGACCTTCCCGATCATTCAGCGGGAAGTCACCGACATCGTATTGGTGACCGACGCCGAGCTGATCGAGGCGATGCGGTCGCTCGCTGCGACGTACAAGGCCGTGGTGGAGCCCACCGGAGCACTCGCCTATGCCGCAGCCCGTATCCTGTGCGACCGGCTGGCGGGTATGCGGGTCGGTGTCATCATCTCCGGCGGCAACATCGACCTCGACCGTTACGCCGCGTTGCTCGCCACCTGA
- a CDS encoding SRPBCC family protein encodes MTQFKAHNHSEADVEASQEQIWAALTDPDLLTKLTPFLNKIEAHGDRWIWTLTSIPVLNKQFSPTFTEVMTYEPMKRISFSHDPAQTEDKAGTEGYYLLTPKADGTTHLVIDLEVSVDLPLPRLAKIPVVTAMNAVMAGMGVRFAANLLAHLQET; translated from the coding sequence ATGACTCAGTTCAAGGCCCACAACCACTCCGAAGCCGACGTCGAAGCGTCGCAGGAGCAGATCTGGGCGGCCCTCACGGATCCGGACCTGCTGACAAAGCTGACACCGTTCCTGAACAAGATCGAAGCTCACGGCGACCGGTGGATCTGGACCCTCACCTCGATCCCGGTCTTGAACAAACAGTTCTCGCCCACGTTCACCGAGGTGATGACCTACGAGCCGATGAAGCGGATCAGCTTCAGTCACGATCCGGCCCAGACCGAGGACAAGGCCGGTACCGAGGGCTACTACCTGCTGACGCCGAAAGCTGATGGCACCACCCACCTCGTGATCGACCTGGAGGTTTCGGTGGATCTGCCGCTGCCCAGGCTCGCCAAGATCCCTGTCGTGACGGCGATGAACGCGGTGATGGCGGGGATGGGCGTCCGGTTCGCAGCGAACCTGCTCGCGCACCTGCAGGAGACGTGA
- a CDS encoding NAD(P)H-binding protein, translating to MTPTSPGRALVLGATGYVGSRLVPQLLQAGWATRVLSRRPERLADRDWAARADIRGGDAGDAADLAAACDGVDVIYYLLHSMDGAGDFAQRDAVLARLCAQTAAAAGVRRIVYLGALHPEGPLSEHLASRVEVGDILLAGEVPATVLQAAVVLGAGSASFELLRHLSRRLLIAPAPSWVRNRLQPIAIRDALRYLVQSAAMDPSINRTFDIGGPDVLDYREMVIRYAKIAGLRRRHLFTVQAPEVLTGIAGEVIGVLTPVPRGVAAPLVGSLVHEVICREHDIQELIEPELGGLLSFELSVVAALENEGRTHGRLPEPGASDPAYRTAADPTWAG from the coding sequence ATGACGCCCACTTCACCGGGGCGCGCCCTGGTGCTCGGAGCGACCGGGTACGTCGGTTCGCGCCTGGTGCCGCAACTGTTGCAGGCCGGATGGGCCACCAGGGTGCTGAGTCGGCGCCCCGAGCGGTTGGCCGACCGTGACTGGGCCGCTCGCGCGGATATCCGGGGCGGTGACGCGGGAGATGCCGCAGATCTTGCCGCCGCCTGCGATGGCGTCGACGTCATCTACTACCTGCTGCACTCGATGGACGGGGCAGGTGACTTTGCCCAGCGTGATGCCGTGCTGGCGCGGTTGTGCGCGCAGACGGCAGCAGCCGCGGGCGTCCGCCGAATTGTGTATCTGGGGGCGCTGCACCCGGAAGGCCCGCTGAGTGAGCACCTGGCGTCGCGGGTCGAGGTGGGCGACATTTTGCTTGCCGGGGAGGTACCCGCGACGGTGTTGCAGGCCGCGGTCGTGTTGGGAGCGGGGTCGGCATCCTTTGAGTTACTGCGTCATCTCAGTCGTCGGCTGCTGATCGCGCCCGCGCCGAGTTGGGTACGCAACAGGTTGCAGCCCATCGCCATCCGCGATGCGCTGCGTTACCTCGTGCAGAGTGCCGCGATGGATCCGAGCATCAACCGAACCTTCGATATCGGCGGACCCGACGTGCTCGACTACCGCGAGATGGTGATCAGGTACGCCAAGATCGCGGGCCTGCGTAGGCGGCACCTGTTCACCGTGCAGGCCCCCGAGGTGTTGACCGGAATCGCCGGTGAGGTCATCGGCGTCCTGACTCCCGTGCCGCGCGGCGTCGCTGCCCCACTCGTCGGCAGCCTGGTGCACGAGGTGATCTGCCGCGAGCACGACATACAGGAACTGATCGAGCCGGAACTGGGCGGTCTGCTCAGCTTTGAGCTGTCGGTGGTTGCTGCCCTGGAGAATGAGGGCCGTACGCACGGGCGGCTACCCGAGCCGGGAGCCAGTGACCCGGCATACCGCACGGCGGCCGACCCGACCTGGGCCGGCTGA
- a CDS encoding oxidoreductase, with the protein MDSTFPLAGHDVHRIGFGAMQLPGPGVMGPTRDRDVAIAVLRRAVELGVDHIDTAQFYGPDVSNELIREALYPYGDHLVLVSKVGARRDTEGGWISAQRPQELTEDVEANLRALGVERLGAVNLRMHGPSAEGGTAEVALADQLVAMQQLRDAGKIAGIGISTATLDQVREAHESVGLVCVQNAFSYLDQSDADVLAYCTGQGIAYVPYFPLGSAFPHMPKVTEDEQVLAVAGRLGASPAQVGLAWLLRRAANVLLIPGTSSVAHLEDNIAAGDVVLQSGDLPG; encoded by the coding sequence ATGGATTCAACGTTCCCCCTTGCCGGCCACGACGTGCACCGGATCGGCTTCGGCGCGATGCAACTGCCCGGCCCGGGTGTGATGGGCCCGACGCGTGACCGCGACGTCGCGATCGCAGTACTGCGCCGGGCTGTCGAGCTGGGCGTCGACCACATCGACACCGCCCAGTTCTACGGCCCCGATGTGTCCAACGAGCTGATCCGCGAGGCGCTGTACCCCTACGGGGACCACCTTGTCCTGGTCTCCAAGGTCGGCGCGCGTCGCGACACCGAGGGCGGTTGGATCTCGGCACAACGCCCGCAGGAGCTGACCGAGGACGTCGAGGCCAATCTGCGCGCCCTCGGTGTTGAACGACTCGGTGCGGTCAACCTGCGGATGCACGGCCCGTCAGCTGAGGGCGGCACCGCAGAAGTGGCGCTCGCCGACCAGCTCGTCGCTATGCAGCAGCTGCGCGATGCGGGCAAGATCGCCGGGATAGGCATCTCGACCGCCACCCTTGATCAGGTGCGTGAGGCGCACGAGAGCGTGGGCCTGGTGTGTGTGCAGAACGCATTCAGCTATCTGGATCAGTCCGACGCCGATGTGCTGGCCTACTGCACCGGGCAGGGCATCGCCTACGTGCCGTACTTCCCACTCGGTTCGGCGTTCCCGCACATGCCGAAAGTCACCGAGGACGAGCAGGTGCTCGCCGTGGCCGGGCGCCTGGGTGCCTCGCCCGCGCAGGTGGGACTGGCCTGGTTGCTGCGACGCGCAGCGAACGTGCTGCTGATTCCCGGAACCTCCTCCGTCGCGCACCTGGAGGACAACATCGCCGCGGGCGACGTCGTCCTCCAGTCCGGGGACCTTCCGGGCTGA
- a CDS encoding DUF1330 domain-containing protein → MAKGYWVGRVEVNDPEQYAKYVATNGPAYAAYGGRFLVRGGDYETVEGESRSRNVVIEFPSYDDALACFRSDAYQAAREHRLGAADVDMIVIGGYDGAQPGE, encoded by the coding sequence ATGGCCAAGGGTTACTGGGTCGGACGGGTCGAGGTCAACGATCCGGAGCAGTACGCGAAATACGTTGCGACGAACGGGCCCGCCTACGCCGCTTACGGCGGACGGTTCTTGGTGCGCGGTGGTGATTACGAGACCGTCGAGGGCGAGAGCCGATCGCGTAACGTCGTGATCGAGTTCCCCTCGTACGATGACGCGCTCGCGTGTTTTCGGTCTGATGCCTACCAAGCCGCACGCGAGCACCGGCTCGGGGCTGCAGATGTCGACATGATCGTGATCGGCGGCTACGACGGTGCTCAGCCGGGCGAGTAG
- a CDS encoding MFS transporter, with protein sequence MSPTTSYKALFAISGRRYIVIAFLARLPLAMSQLGVLLLVAERTGSYAIGGGCAGALALANAIGAPLFGNAADRIGQRPIALTQSISGAAGLIAIVALSQSAVAWPLIAAMCAATGLMLPQVGPLARVRWRPIIAHRDQPVRLVDTAFSYEGAADEASFVLGPAFVGIFGAFGGPQFALEIAAVVLAVFGVWFAVHPTAALIQRTSLTQGAPARLLTPAIGILCVAQLLIGSVFGSVQTGTTVIATNAGYASITGLFHALLGVGSVLAGVGMAAVPATFAYADRLRLAALALFALSTPLLLVDSLATLIPVLLILGCCVAPYMITTFTLAEVITPMPRVGAAMTLLAAATGLGYACGTTISGYFADEHGATGAFAVTVTACVLGAALAVGTRRPLLRASSQVKDAASVPA encoded by the coding sequence ATGTCCCCCACGACCTCTTACAAGGCATTGTTCGCGATCAGCGGTCGCCGCTACATCGTCATCGCCTTCCTCGCCCGTCTCCCACTCGCAATGAGCCAGCTCGGCGTCCTGCTCCTGGTGGCCGAGCGCACCGGTAGCTACGCGATCGGTGGTGGTTGCGCCGGCGCGCTGGCTCTGGCCAACGCCATCGGCGCCCCGCTGTTCGGCAACGCTGCCGACCGCATCGGCCAGCGGCCGATAGCTCTCACCCAGTCGATCTCGGGCGCCGCCGGCCTCATCGCAATCGTCGCGCTCTCGCAGTCCGCAGTTGCGTGGCCGTTGATTGCGGCCATGTGCGCCGCAACCGGGCTCATGCTGCCGCAGGTCGGCCCGCTCGCCCGGGTGCGCTGGCGGCCGATCATCGCCCACCGTGACCAGCCGGTGCGCCTCGTGGACACGGCGTTCTCCTACGAAGGCGCTGCCGATGAAGCCTCTTTTGTCCTCGGCCCGGCATTCGTAGGCATTTTCGGCGCCTTCGGCGGGCCACAGTTCGCGCTCGAGATCGCCGCCGTCGTGTTGGCGGTCTTCGGTGTGTGGTTTGCCGTGCATCCCACTGCGGCCCTGATTCAGCGCACCTCCCTGACACAAGGGGCACCCGCTCGGCTGCTCACTCCTGCCATCGGGATCCTGTGCGTGGCGCAGCTGCTCATCGGCTCGGTCTTCGGCTCGGTGCAGACGGGCACCACCGTCATCGCGACGAACGCCGGTTACGCCTCCATCACCGGCCTGTTCCACGCATTGCTGGGTGTCGGAAGTGTGCTCGCAGGGGTTGGGATGGCTGCCGTGCCGGCGACCTTCGCGTATGCCGACCGGCTGCGGTTGGCCGCGCTGGCCCTCTTTGCCCTGTCGACGCCGCTCCTGCTGGTGGATTCACTCGCGACACTCATCCCCGTGCTCCTCATTCTCGGCTGCTGCGTCGCGCCCTACATGATCACCACCTTCACGTTGGCGGAGGTCATCACGCCGATGCCGCGGGTAGGTGCCGCGATGACGTTGCTCGCGGCCGCGACCGGGCTGGGGTACGCCTGCGGCACCACCATCAGCGGGTACTTCGCCGACGAGCACGGCGCCACGGGTGCCTTCGCCGTCACGGTTACCGCCTGCGTTCTGGGCGCCGCACTGGCTGTCGGCACTCGACGCCCGTTGCTGCGCGCCTCCTCGCAGGTGAAAGACGCGGCATCCGTCCCGGCATAG